Proteins encoded by one window of Cannabis sativa cultivar Pink pepper isolate KNU-18-1 chromosome 4, ASM2916894v1, whole genome shotgun sequence:
- the LOC115712394 gene encoding LEAF RUST 10 DISEASE-RESISTANCE LOCUS RECEPTOR-LIKE PROTEIN KINASE-like 2.4 — MHGFGLGIGLALGGIVIIVSVLLLTHTLWKRHQTNENVEAFLNNYGPIQVRRYSYSKIKKMTNSFTQKLGQGGFGDVYKGILDDGSFVAVKVLNQSKSRDGQDFMNEVATISRTSHVNIVTLLGFCFEGSKRALIYEFMPNGSLEKFIFDDNTTNENIHQLDWETYYQISLGIARGLEYLHRGCNTRILHFDIKPHNILLDVGFVPKISDFGLAKICKTDESRVSMLGPRGTVGYIAPEVFNRNFGNVSHKSDVYSYGMMILEMIGGRSNINVQVNNTSEIYFPHWIYKHLELDENLELKRIVNEEDGVKVKKMIIVSLWCIQTNPSNRPIMSRVIEMLEGSVDSLEIPPKPFLYSPSRSPLL; from the exons ATGCATGGATTCGGACTAGGAATTGGACTTGCACTAG GTGGAATAGTAATTATTGTGAGTGTACTACTCCTAACCCACACACTATGGAAGAGGCACCAAACTAATGAAAACGTTGAGGCCTTCCTTAATAACTATGGCCCCATTCAAGTTAGAAGGTATAGTTATtccaaaattaagaaaatgacaAACTCATTCACTCAAAAATTAGGCCAAGGAGGCTTTGGTGATGTCTACAAAGGAATCTTAGATGATGGCTCTTTTGTTGCAGTGAAGGTTTTGAACCAATCCAAAAGTAGAGATGGGCAAGATTTCATGAATGAGGTAGCAACCATAAGCAGAACTTCCCATGTCAATATTGTTACTTTATTGGGTTTTTGTTTCGAAGGTTCTAAAAGAGCTCTAATATACGAGTTCATGCCCAATGGATCTCTTGAGAAATTTATATTTGATGACAATACAACTAATGAAAACATTCATCAGTTGGATTGGGAAACTTACTATCAAATCTCACTCGGCATTGCCAGAGGACTCGAGTATCTACATCGCGGTTGCAACACAAGAATTTTACATTTCGACATCAAACCTCATAATATTCTTCTTGATGTTGGTTTTGTTCCCAAAATTTCGGATTTTGGCTTGGCCAAAATCTGTAAAACAGACGAAAGTCGTGTTTCAATGTTAGGTCCAAGAGGGACGGTTGGATACATTGCACCTGAAGTTTTTAATAGAAATTTTGGAAATGTGTCACATAAATCTGATGTCTACAGTTATGGAATGATGATCTTGGAAATGATAGGAGGAAGATCGAATATTAATGTTCAAGTTAATAATACAAGTGAGATATATTTCCCACATTGGATATATAAACACCTTGAATTAGATGAGAATCTTGAATTAAAGAGAATTGTTAATGAAGAAGATGgtgtgaaagtgaagaagatgaTAATAGTAAGCTTGTGGTGTATTCAGACCAATCCTTCAAATCGACCAATTATGAGTCGAGTTATTGAAATGTTGGAAGGGAGTGTGGATTCATTGGAAATTCCACCCAAACCATTTTTGTATTCGCCTTCAAGATCACCACTCCTATAA
- the LOC115714849 gene encoding rust resistance kinase Lr10, translated as MSSKIPLFIFLFILTQNSLLLLTSAQAKKSLPKCHPILCGRNQNQMSPFNNKIMSPECGALKLNCSQDGPRIQLKKQGHWFKIENISQSQPQSLISIDIKDSLPSDLSESCKLMNQYSLPSPTDSSHFSSYNFTAEVTSTLYNCTPNIGSIAKDFVRTDCKGYDFYYKPPNMSFPYQKQCPNVTLPFYSPFIPFTLHLKINPYCFGCDLGGGKCHNSTTQSQFHCTLFPQKGPKKKKLNLGVEVAIIFGGIGTLVIMLICCWRTFCWKKHNHVHQSIEAFIKNCDPLQVRRYTYSNIKKMTNSFKEKLGQGGFGSVYKGKLLDGHLVAVKMLNEFKANDGEDFMNEVEAISRTSHVNVVRLLGFCFEGAKKALIYEFMPNGSLEKFIYHENESEENFKLDWETCYGISLGIARGLEYLHRGCNKRILHFDIKPHNILLDAEFVPKISDFGLAKVCTRKDSLLSMLGPRGTIGYIAPEVIYRNFGAVSHKSDVYSFGMMILEMVGGRKNMNVSIDNSSEIYFPQWIYKRLEAEELGLKRIMNREENVKVRKMIMTSLWCIQTDPSSRPAMSRVIEMLEGSLESLQVPPKPFLCSSPSLPSSSPSCSSNTFVSLQISNI; from the exons ATGTCTTCAAAAATTCCTCTCTTCATTTTCTTATTCATTTTAACTCaaaattctcttcttcttctaacCTCAGCTCAAGCAAAGAAATCTCTTCCAAAATGTCACCCAATCTTATGTGGAAGAAATCAAAATCAGATGAGCCCATTCAACAACAAGATCATGAGCCCAGAATGTGGGGCCCTAAAATTGAATTGTTCTCAAGATGGGCCAAGGATCCAATTGAAAAAACAAGGCCATTGGTTTAAAATTGAGAACATTTCTCAATCTCAACCACAATCTTTAATCTCTATTGATATCAAAGATTCACTACCCTCAGATTTGAGtgaaagttgtaaattaatgaaTCAATATTCTCTTCCTAGCCCTACTGATTCATCTcatttctcttcttataatTTTACAGCTGAGGTCACTTCAACACTTTACAATTGTACCCCTAATATTGGGTCTATTGCCAAAGATTTTGTTAGGACTGATTGTAAAGGGTATGATTTTTACTACAAGCCACCAAATATGAGTTTTCCTTACCAAAAACAATGCCCAAATGTTACTCTTCCTTTTTATTCACCTTTTATTCCTTTTACTTTACATTTGAAAATAAATCCTTATTGTTTTGGATGTGATTTGGGAGGTGGGAAATGTCACAATAGTACTACTCAAAGTCAATTTCATTGTACTTTGTTCCCTCAaaaag GACCAAAGAAGAAAAAGCTAAATTTAGGAGTGGAAGTAG CTATTATTTTTGGTGGAATTGGTACACTTGTGATTATGCTAATATGTTGTTGGAGGACATTTTGTTGGAAGAAACATAATCATGTTCATCAAAGTATTGAGGCATTCATAAAAAATTGTGATCCTCTTCAAGTTAGAAGATACACGTATTCCAACATCAAAAAAATGACAAACTCATTCAAAGAAAAGTTAGGCCAAGGAGGTTTTGGTAGTGTCTACAAAGGAAAATTACTTGATGGGCATCTTGTTGCAGTGAAGATGTTAAATGAATTCAAAGCCAATGATGGAGAAGATTTCATGAATGAAGTTGAAGCAATAAGCAGAACTTCCCATGTCAATGTTGTCCGATTGTTAGGGTTTTGCTTCGAGGGCGCGAAAAAGGCTCTCATTTATGAGTTCATGCCTAATGGCTCTCTTGAAAAATTCATTTATCATGAAAATGAAAGTGAAGAGAATTTTAAGTTGGATTGGGAAACATGTTATGGAATCTCACTTGGCATTGCTAGAGGACTTGAGTATTTGCATAGAGGTTGCAACAAGAGAATTTTACATTTCGATATTAAGCCTCATAACATTCTTCTTGACGCAGAATTTGTGCCCAAAATCTCTGATTTCGGCCTTGCCAAAGTTTGCACCCGAAAAGATAGTTTACTCTCAATGTTGGGTCCAAGAGGTACAATTGGGTACATAGCTCCTGAAGTTATCTATAGAAACTTCGGAGCGGTTTCTCACAAGTCTGATGTGTATAGTTTTGGAATGATGATTTTAGAAATGGTTGGTGGGAGAAAAAACATGAATGTTTCAATTGATAATAGTAGCGAAATATATTTCCCGCAATGGATCTATAAGAGACTTGAGGCCGAAGAACTCGGCCTCAAGAGGATTATGAATAGAGAAGAGAATGTAAAAGTGAGGAAGATGATTATGACAAGCTTGTGGTGCATACAAACCGATCCATCGAGTCGACCAGCAATGAGTAGAGTCATAGAAATGTTGGAAGGTAGCCTTGAATCATTGCAAGTACCACCGAAGCCTTTCTTGTGTTCTTCACCAAGCTTACCAAGCTCATCACCATCTTGTTCTTCTAACACATTTGTATCTCTACAAATCTCAAACATATGA